The Williamsoniiplasma somnilux genome includes a window with the following:
- the oppC gene encoding oligopeptide ABC transporter permease OppC codes for MKIEKDIDRDRFKKINKVKFDEIDKSLFTVVGIKNNDSEHLASKPYSYWKTVGKLLITNWTFIICVSLLLIFIALAIFVPIGKEAVPSNPTDRPSNTVANPSWEYVFGLGVQGEDFWIEIWAGMRTTLLFALLLTVIQISIGILFGSIWGYFRKTDILFIQLTNFLQLVPQLILLLLVIFLLGNAYWPIIFGISLQAWISMASTIRVQIMLVKNTDYNTASISLGSKPNKIIRKNIMPKILPVIVQTGAFAIPNAISIDSSLSFLGFAFTDGKSTTSLGKVLNNVMVGSAWQDHPHLIIIPIVLITTVSIVFFLVAKVFADSLDPKNHR; via the coding sequence ATGAAAATAGAAAAAGATATTGATCGTGATCGATTTAAAAAAATTAATAAAGTGAAATTTGATGAAATAGATAAATCCTTATTTACAGTGGTTGGAATTAAAAATAACGATTCTGAACATTTAGCTTCAAAACCTTATAGTTATTGAAAGACAGTTGGAAAATTATTAATAACTAATTGGACTTTTATTATATGTGTATCTTTATTATTAATTTTTATTGCTTTGGCAATATTTGTTCCAATCGGAAAAGAAGCAGTGCCTTCAAATCCAACTGATCGACCATCCAATACTGTAGCTAACCCTTCGTGGGAATATGTTTTTGGTTTAGGAGTACAAGGTGAAGACTTTTGAATTGAAATTTGAGCAGGAATGCGAACAACATTATTATTTGCATTATTACTAACAGTGATTCAAATTTCAATCGGAATTCTATTTGGTTCAATTTGGGGATACTTTAGAAAAACAGATATTTTATTTATTCAACTTACTAACTTTTTACAGTTAGTTCCACAATTAATTTTGTTATTGTTAGTAATTTTCTTATTAGGAAATGCTTACTGACCAATAATTTTCGGAATATCATTACAAGCTTGAATTAGTATGGCTTCAACAATCCGTGTGCAAATCATGTTGGTAAAAAATACAGATTATAATACAGCTTCAATTTCATTAGGGTCGAAACCTAATAAGATAATTAGAAAAAATATTATGCCAAAAATATTACCAGTAATTGTTCAAACAGGAGCGTTTGCTATTCCCAATGCAATTTCGATAGATTCCTCATTATCATTTTTAGGATTTGCTTTCACAGATGGTAAATCAACAACATCTTTAGGTAAAGTTTTAAATAACGTAATGGTTGGTTCTGCATGACAAGACCATCCGCATTTAATAATTATCCCGATTGTATTAATCACAACAGTATCAATTGTGTTCTTTTTAGTAGCAAAAGTGTTTGCAGACTCATTAGATCCTAAAAATCATCGTTAA
- the oppB gene encoding oligopeptide ABC transporter permease OppB — protein sequence MAFFVNTDLNNENNKIKQIDLDLESLDFNLDEELIDAKTSSLKSFQYWYEDISANIYKYFVHRPLIGYSFKRIIYGLMTLLVAVVILFILVRIVTPDTQYLPENWNKMGLNEAQLQSLLDERMKKFGVYGPIGEQLLNYLKNIFPLIPKEIPVDYEFALVNNEIVKVSEVTETRWIYLGVVSSTSIATPESDVLQLFSKAIPYSLAFGSVAVCLSYLIGVPLGIQAAKKKGKILDSAINGFSVLLVAVPGLVIVLGLYLLSVSGLGQSGLFSSGSFWTKFWPIVVLMLMMTPSTIILTRRYVIDEMTADYTKFAYSKGLGSTKVFYVHIFRNAGIRILKQFPLDLAVTLFGASILTEQQWAIPGMARYIVAAIGGTKDSFVILGYVSFASFITIFSSLISDLFLVAMDPRVNLNKK from the coding sequence ATGGCATTTTTTGTTAATACAGATTTAAATAATGAGAACAATAAAATTAAGCAAATTGATTTAGATTTAGAATCGTTAGATTTTAATTTAGATGAAGAATTAATTGATGCTAAAACATCTTCTTTAAAATCTTTTCAATACTGATACGAGGATATATCAGCGAATATTTACAAATATTTTGTTCATCGCCCCTTAATTGGTTATTCATTCAAACGTATTATTTATGGATTAATGACCTTATTAGTAGCCGTTGTTATTTTATTTATTTTAGTAAGAATAGTAACTCCGGATACACAATACTTACCTGAAAATTGAAATAAAATGGGTTTAAATGAAGCACAGTTGCAAAGTTTACTTGACGAAAGAATGAAAAAGTTTGGAGTTTATGGACCAATAGGTGAACAATTGTTAAATTATTTAAAAAATATTTTCCCTTTGATTCCTAAAGAAATTCCAGTTGATTACGAATTTGCCTTAGTTAATAATGAAATTGTTAAAGTTTCAGAAGTTACTGAAACTAGATGAATATACTTAGGGGTTGTATCATCAACTTCAATTGCAACTCCGGAATCAGATGTTTTACAATTGTTTAGCAAAGCAATTCCATATTCATTAGCTTTTGGATCAGTAGCGGTATGTTTATCATATTTAATTGGTGTTCCGTTAGGAATTCAAGCGGCTAAGAAAAAAGGCAAAATCTTAGATTCAGCAATCAATGGATTTTCAGTGTTATTAGTAGCGGTTCCAGGGTTAGTAATCGTTTTAGGTCTTTACTTATTATCGGTATCTGGTTTAGGACAATCTGGATTATTTAGTTCTGGATCATTTTGAACTAAATTTTGACCAATAGTTGTTTTAATGCTAATGATGACACCAAGTACAATTATTTTAACTAGACGTTATGTAATTGATGAAATGACAGCAGATTACACTAAATTTGCCTACTCTAAAGGTTTGGGATCAACCAAAGTCTTCTATGTTCACATTTTTAGAAATGCCGGAATAAGAATTTTAAAACAATTTCCATTAGATTTAGCAGTAACTTTATTTGGGGCTTCAATATTAACCGAACAGCAATGAGCTATTCCGGGAATGGCAAGATATATTGTTGCCGCAATCGGAGGAACTAAAGACTCATTTGTAATTTTAGGTTATGTATCTTTCGCTTCATTTATAACAATATTTTCATCATTAATTTCAGATTTATTTTTGGTAGCAATGGATCCACGTGTAAATCTGAATAAAAAATAA
- a CDS encoding ribonuclease J: MANIRFIAIGGQDERGKNLFALEIEKDLFILDAGIKYPEKGILGVDVVIPNLEFLKENKKRIKGVFVTNPASYNAGAISYILKEMDVPIYCNELTSLVLQIKNQKFRLKNKDQNFHIINDKEVLTFGTTKVEIFRTTSASPQSFGYAFHTEIGVIVYAGDYIIDGQEQSYFSTDFSHLNKIAEKGVLALISDSEFASRMGYTVPNHKIEGYISAPFKEKKTRIAVGIFEEDIFKLGEIIFQAKENGRKIAVYGTTMTSILSSNMIHENLKLTKEDIFSVADYMQSENGVLIIAGTGDVLYSKLAKIANGNDEVIEFNEKDLIIIATPPAPGVEKRHAQILDELARTDARVMALSDKNIWAMHASYEDIKVMASIMKPKYFVPVKALFKDFLKAEQAAIDAGVQPENILTIDNGQILVLSKKTLAISEQTIKEGDVYVDGIGVGDIGSVVLNERKQLATDGVIIVGATIDSRNKELVSLIDTQMRGVIYINEENPIFKILQKQIEEIIIKGQNLFKESPQAYDLNQIKKDIISKVRSSIKQESGKQPIVLSIINEIDGKDFVPNIRSNWNNRNQNMKNKNNFNRKK, encoded by the coding sequence ATGGCAAACATTAGATTTATTGCAATCGGTGGTCAAGATGAAAGGGGTAAAAACCTTTTTGCATTAGAAATTGAAAAGGATTTATTTATTCTAGATGCTGGGATTAAGTATCCAGAAAAAGGAATTTTGGGTGTGGATGTGGTTATTCCAAATCTAGAATTTTTAAAAGAAAATAAAAAACGAATTAAAGGGGTTTTTGTTACAAACCCAGCTTCATATAATGCAGGGGCAATATCTTATATATTAAAAGAAATGGATGTTCCGATTTACTGTAATGAATTAACAAGTTTAGTTTTACAAATTAAAAACCAAAAATTTAGATTAAAAAACAAAGATCAAAACTTTCATATAATAAACGATAAAGAAGTTTTAACTTTTGGAACAACTAAAGTTGAAATTTTTAGAACTACTTCAGCTTCCCCACAATCTTTTGGTTACGCTTTTCATACCGAAATTGGTGTTATTGTTTATGCCGGTGATTATATTATTGACGGGCAAGAGCAATCATATTTTTCAACAGATTTTTCACATTTAAACAAAATTGCTGAAAAGGGTGTTTTAGCTTTAATTTCTGATTCAGAATTTGCTAGCAGAATGGGTTACACTGTTCCAAATCATAAAATTGAAGGATATATAAGTGCTCCATTTAAAGAAAAGAAAACAAGAATTGCTGTTGGAATTTTTGAAGAAGATATTTTTAAATTGGGAGAAATAATTTTTCAAGCAAAAGAGAACGGTCGCAAAATCGCTGTTTATGGAACTACAATGACATCAATACTGTCATCAAATATGATTCATGAAAACTTAAAATTAACTAAAGAAGATATTTTTTCTGTTGCTGATTATATGCAATCAGAAAATGGAGTTTTAATCATTGCTGGAACTGGTGATGTGCTTTATTCTAAATTGGCTAAAATTGCAAACGGAAATGATGAAGTAATTGAATTTAATGAAAAAGATTTAATAATCATAGCAACTCCTCCAGCCCCAGGTGTTGAAAAAAGACATGCTCAAATTTTAGATGAATTAGCAAGAACTGATGCTAGAGTTATGGCTTTATCTGATAAAAACATTTGAGCAATGCATGCATCTTATGAAGACATTAAAGTAATGGCTTCAATAATGAAGCCAAAATACTTTGTGCCTGTAAAAGCTTTATTTAAGGATTTTTTAAAAGCTGAACAAGCAGCAATTGATGCTGGTGTTCAACCAGAAAACATTTTAACAATTGATAACGGACAGATTTTAGTCTTGTCAAAAAAAACATTAGCTATTTCAGAGCAAACAATTAAAGAGGGCGATGTTTATGTTGATGGAATTGGTGTTGGAGACATTGGGAGTGTTGTTTTAAATGAACGTAAACAATTAGCAACTGATGGTGTTATTATTGTTGGTGCTACTATTGATAGTCGCAATAAAGAACTTGTTTCTTTAATTGATACTCAAATGCGTGGGGTTATTTACATTAACGAAGAAAATCCAATTTTTAAAATTTTGCAAAAACAAATTGAAGAAATTATTATTAAAGGTCAAAATTTATTTAAAGAAAGTCCACAAGCTTATGATTTAAATCAAATTAAAAAAGACATTATTAGCAAAGTTCGCTCTTCAATTAAACAAGAATCTGGTAAGCAACCAATTGTTTTATCGATAATTAACGAAATTGATGGAAAAGATTTTGTTCCTAATATTAGATCAAATTGAAATAATAGAAATCAAAATATGAAAAATAAAAATAATTTTAATAGAAAAAAATAA
- a CDS encoding NAD(+)/NADH kinase: MRYAVIRNTYVDAIKIEQALINLLKTKPQYIHDEFNPNYVFVIGGDGTFLSAVQKFQNKLSEIIFVPIKFGGIGFYTNHNSVTTIKEIIPCLENHLSTLSLSLIEVNHGSNINYAINEIKIMNNIKPMRMEIYINEELLEAFKGTGLVFSTPSGSTGFMKSSGGAIIFPNQDLFEMQELFPVSTNKFRTLNAPIIFNKDQIIEIVLENKNDFIMSIDTKNVIPENEKLIIKISKIKINVLSLNPQSKTKILNDIFVLNDSSKN, from the coding sequence ATGAGATATGCAGTCATTAGAAATACCTATGTAGATGCAATAAAAATCGAACAAGCATTAATTAATTTACTTAAAACCAAACCTCAATACATCCATGATGAATTTAATCCCAATTACGTTTTCGTAATTGGTGGTGATGGAACATTTTTATCGGCTGTCCAAAAATTTCAAAATAAATTATCAGAGATTATTTTTGTGCCAATTAAATTTGGTGGAATTGGCTTTTACACAAATCATAATTCAGTAACTACAATTAAAGAAATAATTCCTTGTTTAGAAAATCATCTTTCAACATTGTCGCTTTCATTAATAGAAGTCAATCATGGTTCAAACATTAATTATGCAATTAATGAAATTAAAATTATGAACAATATTAAACCGATGAGAATGGAAATTTATATTAATGAAGAATTGCTAGAAGCATTTAAAGGAACGGGATTAGTATTTTCAACCCCTTCTGGTTCAACTGGTTTTATGAAATCATCTGGAGGAGCAATAATTTTTCCCAATCAAGACTTATTTGAAATGCAAGAATTGTTTCCGGTATCAACCAATAAATTTAGAACTTTAAATGCTCCAATTATTTTTAATAAAGATCAAATTATTGAAATCGTTTTAGAAAATAAAAATGATTTTATAATGAGTATTGATACAAAAAATGTAATTCCAGAAAATGAAAAATTAATAATAAAAATTTCAAAAATTAAAATAAATGTTTTATCACTAAATCCTCAATCTAAAACTAAAATTTTAAATGATATTTTTGTTTTAAATGATTCTTCTAAAAATTAA
- a CDS encoding ArsR/SmtB family transcription factor has product MKHDYAEYALVFKALSDPTRIKIISLLAEEKLNCLCANNILKNLNITQPTLSYHMKFLHEADLVTVTKEGTFKNYSFNAKKLSEIHHFIMNMDKIYQNGGK; this is encoded by the coding sequence ATGAAACATGATTATGCAGAATATGCTTTAGTTTTTAAAGCACTATCTGATCCAACAAGAATTAAAATTATTTCACTCTTAGCAGAAGAAAAACTTAATTGTTTATGTGCAAATAATATTCTAAAAAACCTAAACATTACTCAACCAACACTTTCGTATCATATGAAATTTTTACATGAAGCTGATCTTGTTACGGTTACAAAAGAGGGCACTTTTAAAAATTATAGTTTCAATGCTAAGAAGCTAAGTGAAATTCATCATTTTATTATGAATATGGATAAAATTTATCAAAATGGAGGTAAATAA
- the trpS gene encoding tryptophan--tRNA ligase, translating into MKKRMVSAITPSGTMTLGNYLGAVKHFIDFQDEYEMFIFVANLHAITIPQEKEKLRKNMKEIATLYFACGLDPHKSTIFVQSDVMAHAQLGWILNTQSTIGELSRMSQFKDKSKKAETTGKGYIPAGLFTYPTLMAADILLYDANFVPVGVDQKQHVELTRDLAERINNKYSDVFTIPEPLITENKIKIMDLQDPTKKMSKSSDNPKAIILMLDTPEMIKSKIKAALTDSEGIIKYDIVNKPGVSNLLTIYSICKNITIKEAVKNFENKNYGDLKNETAEAIIEIVSPIQEKFKKLYNSSDVEDWLNNGANKANLIANKKLNKVQNALGLNFNRK; encoded by the coding sequence ATGAAAAAAAGAATGGTTTCAGCAATTACTCCAAGTGGAACAATGACTTTAGGTAATTATTTAGGGGCAGTGAAGCATTTTATTGACTTTCAAGATGAGTATGAAATGTTTATTTTTGTTGCCAACCTGCATGCTATTACAATTCCGCAAGAAAAAGAAAAATTGCGTAAAAACATGAAGGAAATCGCAACACTATATTTTGCTTGTGGATTAGACCCACATAAATCTACAATCTTTGTACAATCTGATGTAATGGCACACGCTCAATTGGGATGAATCTTAAATACCCAATCAACAATTGGTGAATTATCAAGAATGAGCCAATTTAAAGACAAATCTAAAAAAGCAGAAACAACTGGCAAAGGTTACATTCCTGCTGGACTATTTACGTATCCAACATTAATGGCTGCTGATATTTTGTTATATGATGCTAATTTTGTACCCGTTGGTGTTGATCAAAAACAGCACGTAGAATTAACCAGAGATTTAGCAGAAAGAATTAATAATAAATATAGTGATGTGTTTACAATTCCAGAACCATTAATTACTGAAAACAAAATTAAAATTATGGATCTTCAAGACCCTACCAAAAAAATGAGTAAATCAAGCGATAATCCCAAGGCAATCATATTAATGCTAGATACTCCAGAAATGATTAAATCGAAAATCAAAGCAGCTTTAACTGATTCTGAAGGCATAATTAAATATGATATCGTTAATAAACCTGGAGTTTCAAATTTACTTACCATTTATTCAATTTGTAAAAATATAACTATCAAAGAAGCTGTTAAAAATTTTGAAAACAAAAATTATGGAGATTTAAAAAATGAAACAGCTGAAGCGATAATTGAAATTGTTTCTCCAATTCAGGAAAAATTTAAGAAATTGTACAATAGTTCAGATGTAGAAGATTGATTAAATAATGGCGCTAATAAAGCTAATTTAATTGCTAATAAAAAATTAAATAAAGTTCAAAACGCTTTAGGTTTGAACTTTAATAGAAAATAG
- a CDS encoding DEAD/DEAH box helicase, with translation MEFKELKLREELLRILEKRNFSTPTEIQEKAIPVFLDGQNIFGKSGTGTGKTATFVLPILQNIDTESKKVQAVILAPTRELALQILETINILSSHIPNLKTASLIGGMGIVDQIKKVKISQIVVGTPGRVADHLNRKTLNTQNVKTVILDEADEMLKMGFKNEIDLFFKSIEQKVQVGLFSATTTPKVLELAQKYMGEYTFVEIKNEVKVNDNINSEFVYTTNKNKEIILINFFMAKKPKKAIVFTNTKSHTEKIAKNLNSFGFKSVVINGDKKQSQRSASIRRFKSEEFNVLVATDVVGRGIDIDDVDFVINYDIPKENEQFIHRIGRTGRNNKMGDTISFVSTKEALRQVKDIQKHYQIKIHEITDEEFMKEIDESLRIAHIEPYESRDFRRGDDRRNSRGRDNGRNRNFSKSNDWNKNSRRRDGYKKKTNNDSEKTYARKSRNFEDKENFSSKESFGDKPKRSYGDKPRSRSNNNFGDKPKRSYGDKPRSKSSENFSDKPKRSYGDKPKSRSNDNFKNKPKRNFDEKPRFENSEIISDKPKRRTTNSIKKKNN, from the coding sequence ATGGAATTTAAAGAATTAAAACTAAGAGAAGAATTGTTAAGGATTTTAGAAAAACGAAACTTCTCAACACCAACTGAAATACAAGAAAAAGCAATTCCTGTATTTTTAGATGGACAAAATATATTTGGTAAATCAGGAACAGGAACAGGAAAAACTGCAACTTTTGTACTACCAATTTTACAAAATATTGACACAGAATCAAAAAAAGTACAAGCGGTTATTTTAGCGCCAACTAGAGAATTGGCATTACAAATTCTTGAAACAATTAATATTTTGTCTTCACACATACCTAATTTAAAAACAGCATCTTTAATAGGGGGTATGGGAATTGTTGATCAAATTAAAAAGGTGAAAATATCACAAATCGTTGTAGGAACTCCGGGAAGAGTTGCAGATCACTTAAACCGTAAAACTCTAAATACACAAAATGTTAAAACTGTTATTTTAGATGAAGCTGATGAAATGTTAAAAATGGGATTTAAAAATGAAATTGATTTATTTTTTAAATCAATTGAACAAAAAGTTCAAGTTGGATTATTTTCGGCAACAACAACCCCTAAAGTATTAGAATTAGCTCAAAAATATATGGGTGAATATACTTTTGTTGAAATAAAAAATGAAGTAAAAGTTAACGACAACATTAATAGTGAATTTGTTTATACAACAAACAAGAATAAGGAAATTATTTTAATAAACTTTTTTATGGCTAAAAAACCTAAAAAAGCAATTGTTTTCACAAACACTAAATCACACACTGAAAAAATTGCAAAAAATTTAAATAGTTTTGGTTTTAAATCAGTTGTAATTAATGGTGATAAAAAACAAAGTCAAAGAAGTGCTTCTATTAGAAGATTTAAAAGTGAAGAATTTAATGTTTTAGTGGCAACTGATGTTGTTGGGCGTGGAATCGATATTGATGATGTAGATTTTGTTATTAACTATGATATTCCTAAAGAAAACGAACAATTTATTCACCGTATCGGAAGAACAGGTAGAAATAACAAAATGGGAGATACTATTTCTTTTGTTTCTACTAAAGAAGCATTGCGTCAAGTAAAAGACATTCAAAAACACTATCAAATTAAAATTCATGAAATAACAGATGAAGAATTTATGAAAGAAATTGATGAATCTTTAAGAATTGCTCATATAGAACCATATGAAAGTAGAGACTTTAGACGTGGTGATGATCGTAGAAATTCTCGTGGTCGTGATAATGGTAGAAATAGAAATTTTTCAAAATCAAATGATTGAAACAAAAATTCTCGTCGTCGTGATGGTTATAAAAAGAAGACAAACAATGATTCTGAAAAAACTTATGCTCGTAAATCTAGAAATTTTGAAGATAAAGAAAATTTTTCATCAAAAGAATCTTTTGGTGACAAACCAAAAAGAAGCTATGGCGATAAACCAAGATCAAGATCAAACAACAACTTTGGTGACAAACCGAAAAGAAGTTACGGTGACAAACCACGCTCAAAATCTAGCGAAAACTTTAGTGACAAACCAAAAAGAAGTTACGGCGATAAACCAAAATCAAGATCAAATGATAATTTTAAAAACAAACCAAAAAGAAATTTTGATGAAAAGCCTCGTTTTGAAAATAGTGAAATAATTAGTGACAAACCAAAAAGAAGAACAACTAACTCAATTAAGAAAAAAAATAATTAA
- a CDS encoding PTS fructose transporter subunit IIABC encodes MNNKILKKDYIFLDVDVKSQDDAFAFIADQALNMKLITSKKALISGFKNRELEGTTGFEDGFSIPHARIKEVQEAAVFVLRFKNDVDWKSMDNKFTKVAIALLIPEGPNGDQHLEILSSIAIKMMDENFKKVLKTSKDVNKILQVLNQNKKQTKENNTKSLNKNLKQLNIVGVTACVVGIAHTYMAEDRLISAAKELGYNVRIETQGSKGIGTPLKAIEIENADIVILATDTAIDTSRFAGKRVYSCKVGEAIKAPQKIIETALKDAAVINSDSKITSFDNKKSVSSAGKKEGVLQHILAGIGYMIPVIVLGGICLAFSLGLAKAIWGPTANTMGQTVLPNGDLSPIVSQWGPLHVLELIGGGAFALMIPILAGFIGNSIAGRAAIAPAMVGAFIGNTPSSLSNWIPGMGIIETPMGFIGAIIAGLAVGYFVRWVNTWRVPKSLAPAMPIFFIPLIAGIGISIIFIYVLGAPIGWLMQQISTGIKTAYQGNIGIGVGLGLGLVLGAMAGFDMGGPINKIAFITSSALITQGIEQPMGAMAAGIPVAPLGMGLTTVLFKKFFSDAERGMGISAMIMGTIGISEGAIPFAIRDPKRAVICNVAGSAVAGGIAGAFLITDAAAHGGPIVAILGAVPYGLSTFYYFIAVAAGVAVTTLSYGLWLTYDAGKYGSVKKAHVLHLNILSENKKEDIRTLNEKALKIKQDGKEKIKAAKLEGLETNNVNEQTLRELAVIKTDKENVINKYKNDVLKSKESYKNISILEKEFIKSKKSEIDDFEKNVNNKLKSEIAKINEQHQLLKNEQNKAKKTKALVELRDKKSLIKQDALNLKNNNSEKLRKDFVVRYNQELI; translated from the coding sequence ATGAATAATAAAATTCTAAAAAAAGATTATATTTTTTTAGATGTTGATGTTAAATCTCAAGATGATGCTTTTGCTTTTATAGCTGATCAAGCTTTAAATATGAAATTAATTACAAGCAAGAAAGCTTTAATCAGTGGATTTAAAAATCGCGAGCTTGAAGGAACAACTGGTTTTGAAGATGGTTTTTCTATACCTCATGCCAGAATAAAAGAAGTTCAAGAAGCTGCGGTTTTTGTATTAAGATTTAAAAATGATGTTGATTGAAAATCAATGGATAATAAATTTACAAAAGTTGCAATTGCGCTTTTAATTCCTGAAGGACCAAATGGTGATCAACACTTAGAAATACTTTCAAGTATTGCAATTAAAATGATGGATGAAAATTTTAAAAAAGTTTTAAAAACTTCAAAAGATGTTAATAAAATCTTGCAAGTTTTAAATCAAAATAAGAAACAAACTAAAGAAAATAATACTAAAAGTTTAAATAAAAATCTAAAACAATTAAATATTGTTGGAGTAACTGCCTGTGTTGTGGGAATCGCTCATACTTATATGGCTGAAGACAGATTAATCTCAGCCGCCAAAGAATTAGGTTACAATGTCCGAATTGAAACCCAAGGTTCTAAAGGTATTGGTACTCCGTTAAAAGCTATAGAAATTGAAAATGCAGATATTGTTATTCTTGCAACAGACACTGCTATTGACACTTCTAGATTTGCAGGAAAAAGAGTTTATAGTTGTAAGGTTGGGGAGGCCATTAAAGCACCTCAAAAAATTATTGAAACAGCTTTAAAAGATGCTGCTGTTATTAATAGCGATTCAAAAATCACTTCTTTTGATAACAAAAAAAGTGTTAGCTCCGCTGGTAAAAAAGAAGGAGTATTACAACATATTTTAGCTGGTATTGGTTATATGATTCCGGTTATTGTTCTTGGTGGAATTTGTTTAGCCTTTTCTCTTGGTTTAGCAAAAGCTATTTGAGGACCAACGGCTAATACTATGGGTCAAACTGTTTTGCCAAATGGTGATTTATCACCTATAGTTTCTCAATGAGGACCATTACACGTTCTTGAATTAATTGGTGGTGGAGCATTTGCTTTAATGATTCCGATTTTAGCTGGATTTATTGGTAATTCAATTGCTGGAAGAGCAGCAATTGCCCCAGCAATGGTAGGAGCATTTATCGGTAACACCCCATCTTCGCTTTCAAATTGAATTCCAGGAATGGGAATTATCGAAACTCCAATGGGTTTCATTGGAGCAATAATTGCTGGATTGGCAGTAGGTTATTTTGTGAGATGAGTAAATACTTGAAGAGTGCCTAAATCATTAGCTCCAGCAATGCCGATTTTCTTTATTCCTTTAATTGCAGGGATTGGAATTAGTATTATTTTCATTTATGTATTGGGTGCACCAATTGGTTGGTTAATGCAACAAATATCAACTGGAATCAAAACTGCTTATCAAGGAAATATTGGTATCGGAGTTGGTTTAGGATTAGGCCTAGTACTTGGAGCAATGGCTGGATTTGATATGGGAGGACCAATTAACAAAATCGCTTTCATTACTTCGTCAGCATTAATTACTCAAGGCATTGAACAACCAATGGGTGCAATGGCAGCAGGGATTCCAGTTGCCCCACTTGGAATGGGATTAACAACTGTGTTGTTTAAAAAATTTTTCTCAGATGCAGAAAGAGGAATGGGAATTTCAGCAATGATCATGGGAACAATTGGAATTTCTGAAGGAGCAATCCCATTTGCAATTAGAGATCCTAAACGTGCAGTAATTTGTAACGTTGCAGGAAGTGCTGTTGCCGGGGGAATTGCCGGAGCATTCTTAATTACAGATGCCGCTGCTCATGGTGGACCAATTGTAGCTATTTTAGGAGCAGTTCCATATGGATTAAGTACATTCTATTACTTTATAGCTGTTGCAGCTGGAGTTGCTGTAACAACTTTAAGTTACGGATTATGATTAACATATGATGCAGGTAAATATGGATCAGTTAAGAAAGCTCACGTTTTACATTTAAATATTTTGTCTGAAAATAAAAAAGAAGACATTAGAACTTTAAATGAAAAGGCCTTGAAGATTAAACAAGACGGAAAAGAAAAAATTAAAGCAGCAAAACTAGAAGGTTTAGAAACGAATAATGTTAATGAACAAACATTAAGAGAATTAGCTGTTATTAAAACTGATAAAGAAAACGTTATTAATAAATATAAAAATGATGTTTTAAAATCTAAAGAATCATACAAAAACATTTCTATATTAGAAAAAGAATTTATTAAATCAAAAAAATCTGAAATTGATGATTTTGAAAAAAATGTTAATAATAAATTAAAAAGTGAAATTGCTAAAATTAATGAACAACATCAATTGCTAAAAAACGAGCAAAATAAGGCTAAAAAAACTAAAGCTTTAGTTGAATTACGTGATAAAAAATCATTAATTAAGCAGGATGCTTTAAACTTAAAAAATAATAATTCTGAAAAATTAAGAAAAGATTTTGTTGTTCGTTACAATCAAGAGCTTATTTAA